The region CGACCTCGCCGTGGGGGTTGACCTCGAGCTCGACGTCGATCGTCGTGCGGGCGAAGTTGGTGCCGTGCTCGAGCGCGTTCTGCCAGGCCTCGTTGGCGGCCATGACGAGGTCGTGGACCTCGTCGCCCTCCGCCCCGGCCTCGCGCAGCCAGCGGGCGGTGAGGCGCCGCAGCGAGACGAGCGCGTCCTCGTCGGGCGAGAGCTTCAGGCGCGCGAGCGGGCCCAGGGCCGGCTCGGCGCGCACCGCGACGAGCGTGACGTCGTCGTCGGCCGCCGCCGCGTCGGTCGCCCTCAGCGCGGCGGCCACCAGGGCCGCGGGATCGCCGCCGCCGGCGCAGGCGTCGCGCAGGCGCGCCAGGCCCGCGTCGAGCCGCTCGCCGCGGCGCTCGACCAGCCCGTCGGTGTACAACAACGCGGTCATCCCCGGCGACAGCGTCGCCACGCGCTCCTCGTAGCGCCACGTGTCCATCACGCCCAGCGGCGGGCCGGCGCCCTCGAAGATCCGGGTCGTCCCGTCCTCTTCGACGACAAGCGGCGGCGGGTGCCCGGCGTTGACGAACCGCAGCGTCCCCGAGTCGATCTCCAGGATCGCGAACAACATGGTGGTCATGAGGTCGGCGCCCAGCGCGGCGTGGTAGCCGTTCATCCGCTCGACCAGCCCGACCGTCCCATGGCCCTCCAGCGCATAGGCGCGCGCGACGCTGCGCAGCTCACCCATCCGCGCGGCCGCGTCCACGCCGTGCCCCGCGACATCTCCTACAACAAGTCCCAGCCGCCCGCCCGGCAGCGCGATCGCGTCGTACCAGTCGCCGCCGACCCGCGTGCCGCCCGCGCCCGGCGCGATGTGCGCCGCCATCGTCACGCCGACGATGTTCGGCAGCCGCTCCGGCAGCAGCGCGCGCTGCAGCGTCGCCGCGATCCGCCGGTCGCGCTCGTCGGTCACCTGGATCAGCAGCTGCTGCGGGACCCCGTGGACGTCGCGAACGGCGGTCACCGACACGCCCACCGGCACCGGCTGCCCATCGACCCCTACAACATGCGCCGTCCACGGCTCGCCGCCGTCGCCGTGCGTGCCCGCCGCCGCCAGCCGCTCGCCCAGCTCCGGGCGGTCGCGCTCGAGCAGCACCTCGCCGATCGGCGCCCGCGCCAGCACGCTCGTCGGCCGCCCGGTCAGGGCCTCCAGCGCCGGGTTGACCTCCAGCGCCAGCCCCTCCAGATCGCACAGCGCCATCCCTGACGGCGACGCCGCGAACGCGTTGCGCACCAGCTCGTCGGAGCGCGCGAGCTGCCGCCGGTGGCGGTCCAGATCGGCGAAGACCTTCACCTTGGACCGCAGCACCAACGGGTCGAACGGCTTCAGCAGGAAGTCGACCGCGCCCGCCTCGTAGCCCGCGAACACCTCCGACACGTCGCTCTCCGCAGCGGTCAGGAAGATGATCGGGACGTCCCTCGACCGCTCCCGCCCCTTGATCAGCTCCGCCGTCTCGAGCCCGTCGATGCCGGGCATCTGGACGTCGAGCAGGATCACCGCGAAGTCCTCGACCAGGACCTCGCGCAGCGCCTGCTCGCCGGAATCGGCCTCGACGACGTCGACCCGCAACGGCTCCAGGACCGCCTGGAGGGCGATCCGGTTCTCGCGCCGGTCGTCGACCAGCAGGATCTTGGGGGGATCGACTTCGACCATCGCTACCGATGCAACCACACTCTCATCAGCGACAACAACTGCTCGACGTCGACCGGCTTGGTCACGTAGTCGCTGGCGCCCGCGCTGATCGACTTGTCGCGGTCGCCCTTCATCGCCTTCGCGGTCAGCTGGATGATCGGCAGCGCGTCGAACCGCGGCATCGCCCGGATCGCCCGCGCGGTCTCGTAGCCGTCCATCTCGGGCATCATCACGTCCAACAGCACCAGGTCGGTGTCGGGCTGCTCGCGCAGCCGCTCGATCCCCTCGCGCCCGTTCTCGGCGAACGCCACCCTCATGCCGCGGGTCTCCAGCGCGCTCGCCAGCGCGAACACGTTGCGGATGTCGTCGTCCACGATCAGGACGCGCTTGCCGTGGAAGACCTGGTCGGCCGTCCGCAGCTTGGCCAGCAGCTTGCGCGTCGGCTGCGGCAGCTGCGTCTCCAGCCGGTGCAGGAACAGCGCGGTCTCGTCGATCAGCCGGTCCGGCGACGCGGCGGTCGCGACGACCAGGTGCGACGCCGCCGCCTCCAGCGCCACGCGCTCCTCGGCCGCCAGCGGCGCCGGGACGTGCAGGACCAGCGGCAGCTCGCGCATCGCCCTGTCGCATTCCAGAGCGATCAGGACGTCAAGCGGCCACTTCGACCCCGGCTGGATCACCAGCACCGCGCAGTCCGCGCCGTCGGAGCGCAGCTGGCCGACCGCGCCTTCCGGCGCCAGCAGCAGCACGTCCACGTCGTCGCCCGCGCCGAGCAGCTCCAGCGTGTCCGCGTCGAGCCCGTCGCCCTCCTGGACCACCGCGAGCCGCTTGACCGACCGCGCCGACATCCGCTCCAGCGCGTGCAGCGCCGCCAGCGCGGCGTGCCCGCCGCCCTCGCCCTCGGCGCCCGCCTCGTCCACGTAGGCCGCCGCGCCCGCGCGCAGCGCGCTCAGCCGGCCGCCCGCCGGGCCGGCGACCACGACCGGGCGGTGGCGCGTCTCCGGATGCGACTTGAGCTGCGCGAGCAGCCGCTCGCCGCGCCCGTCGCCCGCGAAGACCAGCACCGCGTCGGGCCGGTACTCGCGCGCCAGCGCCAGCCCCAGCGGCGTGCGCCGCGCGACCAGCCCCTTCAGGCCGTGCTCGCGCGCGACCGCCAGCGCGCCCTGCGCGTGGCCCGCGTCGTGCGCGATGACCAACAACACGCGGTCGCCGGGCGCGATCGTCCCGCGGTCGTCCTCGACGCCGTCGTAGGGCAGCATCGCCGCGGTCTCGGTGGGCGCCTCGGCCGGCGCGGCCAGCGGCGGCTCCAGCGACAGGCCCGACACCTCGAGACCCTCACCGGTGCGGTGCGCCAGCGGCAGCACCAGCGCGAACGTCGAGCCGCTGCCGACCTCCGACGCCACCCGGATCTCCCCGCCCAGCAGGCGCGAGATCTCGCGGGAGATCGACAGCCCCAGCCCGGTCCCGCCGTACTTGCGCGACGTCGTGCCGTCGGCCTGCTGGAAGGACTCGAAGATCGACGCGAGCTTGTCCTGCGGGATGCCGACGCCCGTGTCGTCGACCCGGAACGAGATCTGCTCGTCGGCGTCGCGCGCGATCGACAGCGACACCTCGCCGGTGTGCGTGAACTTGAACGCGTTGGAGAGCAGGTTGCGCAGCACCTGCTGCAGCCGCTGCTCGTCGGTCACGATCGACCCCGGCAGCTGGTCGTCCAACTTGATGTTGAACGTCAGCCCCTTCTCCTTGGCCATCGGCCGGAACGAGCGCTCGACGTCCTCGCAGACGTCGGCCAGCGCGACCGGGCCGAGGTCCAGCTCCATCTTGCCCGCCTCGACCTTGGACAGGTCCAGGATGTCGTTGATGAGCGCCAGCAGGTCGTTGCCCGCCGAGTGGATGGTGGTGGCGAACTCGACCTGCTGGGGCTTGAGGTTCCCGTCGCCGTTGTCGGCCAGCAGGCGCGACAGGATCAGCAGCGAGTTCAGCGGCGTGCGCAGCTCGTGCGACATGTTGGCCAGGAACTCGGACTTGTACTTGGAGGACAGCGCGAGCTGCGTCGCCTTCTCCTCCAGGCCCGCGCGCGCCGACTCGATCTCGGCGTTCTTGGCCTGCAGCTCGCGGGCCAGCGACTGCGACTGCGCGAGCAGCTGCTCGGTGCGCATGTTCGCCCGGATCGTCGAGAGCACGACGCCGATCGTCTCGGTGATCTGCTCCAGGAACGCGCGGTTGATCTCGCTGATCTGCTGCAGCGACGCCAGCTCGATCACGCCGAGCACCTGGTCCTCGAAGATCACCGGCAACACGATGATGTTGCGCGGCGGCGCCTCCCCGAGGCCGGAGGAGACCTTGATGTAGTCCTCGGGGACGTCCTCGATGATGATCGGCTTGCCCTCGACCGCGGCCTGCCCGACCAGCCCCTGGCCGAGCGAGAAGCGCTCCGGCGCAGCGGCGTCCGGCGTGTAGCCGTAGGCCGCGACGAGCCGCATCTCGGACCGCTGCTCGTCGCCCTCGACGAGGAAGAACGCGCCGTGCTGCGAGGTCACCAGCGGCGTCAGCTCGCTCAGGATCAGCCGCGTGACCTGGGTCAGGTCGCCCTGGCCCTGGAGCATGCCGCCCATCCGCGCGAGGTTGGTCTTCAGCCAGTCCTGCTCGACGTTGATCTGCGTCGTCTCGCGCAGGTTGGCGATCATCTGGTTGATGTTGTCCTTCAGCTCGGCGACCTCGCCGCGCGCGTCCACGGTGATCGACCGCGTCAGGTCGCCCTGGGTCACCGCGGTCGAGACCTCGGCGATCGCGCGCAGCTGCGTCGTCAGCGTGGACGCGAGCTGGTTGACGTTCTCGGTCAGGTCGCGCCAGCGGCCGCGAACGCCCTCGACCTCCGCCTGACCGCCGAGCGAGCCGTCGGTGCCGACCTCGCGCGCCACGCGCGTGACCTCGTCGGCGAACGAGCCGAGCTGGTCGACCATCGTGTTGATGGTGTCCTTGAGCTCCAGGATCTCGCCGCGCGCGTCGACCGTGATCTTCTGCGACAGGTCGCCGTTGGCCACCGCCGTCGTCACCTGCGCGATGTTGCGGACCTGGCCGGTCAGGTTGTCGGCCATCGAGTTCACCGACTCGGTCAGCGACCGCCACGTGCCCGACACGCCCTCGACCTGAGCCTGACCGCCGAGCTTGCCCTCGGTGCCGACCTCGCGCGCCACGCGCGTCACCTCGGCCGCGAACGAACGCAGCTGGTCGACCATCGCGTTGACGGTCTCGGCCAGCGCCGCGACCTCGCCCTTGGCCTCGACCGTGATCTTCTTGGACAGGTCGCCGTTGCCCACCGCTGTGGTGACCTGCGCGATCCCGCGCACCTGCTCCGTGAGGTTCGCCGCCATCGAGTTCACCGACTCGGTCAGCGACCGCCACGTGCCCGAGACGTCCTCGACCTCCGCGCGGCCGCCGAGGCGGCCGTCGGTGCCGACCTCGCGCGCCACGCGCGTCACCTCGGAGGCGAACGAGCGCAGCTGGTCGACCATCGTGTTGATGGTGTCCTTGAGCTCCAGGATCTCGCCGCGCGCGTCGACCGTGATCTTCTTGGACAGGTCGCCCTGGGCCACCGCCGTCGTCACCTGCGCGATGTTGCGCACCTGGTGGGTCAGGTTGTCGGCCATGAAGTTGACGTTCTCGGTCAGGTCGCGCCACGTGCCGCTGACGCCCTTGACCTCGGCCTGGCCGCCGAGCTTGCCCTCGGTGCCGACCTCGCGCGCCACGCGCGTGACCTCGTCGGCGAACGACGACAGCTGGTCGACCATCGTGTTCACGGTCCGCTTCAGCTCGAGCACCTCGCCCTTGACGTCCACGGTGACCTCTTGGGTCAGGTCGCCCTTGGCGACCGCGGTCGTCACGCGCGCGATGTCGCGCACCTGGTCGGTGAGGTTGCGCGCCATGACGTTCACCGAGTCGGTGAGGTCCTTCCACGTCCCCGCGACGCCCGGCACGACCGCCTGACCGCCGAGCCGGCCCTCGGTGCCGACCTCGCGCGCCACGCGCGTGACCTCGTCGGCGAACGAGCGCAGCTGGTCCACCATCGTGTTGATGGTGTCCTTCAGGAGCAGGATCTCCCCGCGCGCGTCGACCTCGATCTTCTGCGACAGGTCGCCCTGCGCCACCGCGGTCGTCACGAGCGCGATGTTGCGGACCTGACCGGTGAGGTTCTCCGCCATCGAGTTCACCGACTCGGTGAGGTCCTTCCAGGTCCCGGACACACCCGGCACCTCGGCCTGGCCGCCGAGCTTCCCCTCGGTGCCGACCTCGCGCGCCACGCGCGTGACCTGCTCGGCGAAGACCGACAGCGTGTCGGTCATCGCGTTGATCGTGTCGGCGAGCGCCGCGACCTCGCCCTTGGCGTCGACCGTGATCTTCTGGGTCAGGTCGCCCTTGGCGACCGCGCCCGCGACCTGGGCGATGCCGCGCACCTGGTCGGTCAGGTTGCGCGCCATGAAGTTGACGTTCTCGGTCAGGTCGCGCCACGTGCCGGAGACGCCGCGCACCTCGGCCTGACCACCGAGCTTGCCGTCGGTGCCGACCTCGCGCGCCACGCGCGTGACCTCGTCGGCGAACGAGCCGAGCTGGTCGACCATCGTGTTGATGGTGTCCTTGAGCTCCAGGATCTCGCCGCGCGCGTCCACGGTGATCTTCTGCGACAGGTCGCCCTGGGCGACCGCGGTGGTGACCTGGGCGATGTTGCGAACCTGGCCGGTCAGGTTGTCGGCCATCGAGTTCACCGACTCGGTCAGGTCGGCCCACGTGCCGGAGACGCCCGGGACCTCGGCCTGGCCGCCGAGCTTGCCGTCGGTGCCGACCTCGCGCGCGACGCGCGTCACCTCGTCGGCGAACGACGAGAGCTGGTCGACCATCGCGTTCACGGTCGTGCCGATGCGGGCGAACTCGCCCTTGACCGGCTGGCCGTCGATCTCCATCGCCATCGACTGCGAGAGGTCGCCCTCGGCGACCGCCACGATCACGCGCGCGACCTCGGTGGTCGGGCGCACGAGGTCGTCGATCAGGCCGTTGACGGTGTCGATGCGGTCGCGGTAGTCGCCCCTGATGTCGGGCTCGAGCCGCGCGCGCTCGGTCATCTTGCCCTCGCGCCCGATCTGGCGGGCGACGCGCTTGAACTCCGCGGTCTGGCCCTGCGAGTGCTCGGCCAGGCGGTTGAACGCGCCCTCGAGCTCGCCGACCAGGCCCCTGCGCCTGGCGGGCAACCGCTTGGAGAAGTCGCCGTCGGCCGCTGCGCTGAGCGCGTCGAGCAGCTTCCGCAGCGCTGCGGGGTCGAGCTCGCCCTGCTCGTCGTCGCCCTTCTTCCGCGAGCGCCCTTCGTCGGCAGCCAGGGTCCCGGCCATCGATCCTCCTTGGGGTGGTGTCGGCCGAGCGCCCCACACAGCGCACGGCCAGAGGCCGCTACCCAGTATGGAGGAGCGTCAAACGACCCGCTGGACCGATGTCCGTCCCCGCGGTGCTGCTACCTACATCTACCGACGCTGCTCCAGCTCGTCGAGACGGCGCTGCGCTTCCTCGGCGCGCTCGTCGTGACGCTCGGCCGCGGTCTGGGACCGCTGGAAGCGGGCCTCGGCGGTGTCGGCGGCCTCGGCGTGAGCGGCGGCCTCGCGCTCGTGGCGGCGGGCTTCCTCCTCGTGCTGCTCGGCGGCGGCGCGGTGCTCGTGAGCCTCCTCCGCGACGCTGCCGGCGCGCGAGACGATCGCGTCGCGCTCCTGCTGGTGGCCGGACAGCTCCCCGGCGATCACCTGGCGCTCGCGCTCGACGCGGGCACGCTCGGCGGCGCGGCGGCGGGAGAGGATCCCGGCACCGATCGCCACGATGACGAGCGCGACGATGATGACGATGATGGCGACCATGGACGGGTTGGTACCCAGATCGGGCCGCCGCGCCACCTCGTCGCTACGTCAGCAGCATGGCCACCTCCGCCGCGCAGCCCCAGGACAGCGTCACGCCGGCGCCGCCGTGGCCGTAGCAGTGGACGATCGTCCGGTCGTTGGTGTGGTCGATCTCGCGCTCCAGCCGGACCGCGGCGCGCCCGGGCCGCAGGCCGACGCCGCGCGACAGGATCGGCGCGTCGCGCAGCCGCGGCTCGAGCGCGATCGCGCGCGCGAGGATCGACCGCTCGGTCGCCGGGTCCGGCGTGGTGTCCTCGGCGTGGCGGTCGGCGGTCCCGCCGAGGACGACGTCGCGTCCGCGCGGGATGATGTAGGTGTCGCCGCCGGGGTTGTCGTCGTCGAGGATCCAGCGGTCGATCCCGGGGTTGGCGACGCGGACGATCTGGCCGCGGATCGCGTAGGGCTCCGGGTCGCCGGGCAGCTCGCGCGCGCCGAGGCCCGTGGCGACGACGACGCGCGGCGCGTCCAGCTCGTCCAGCGACGCGACCCGGCGATCCAGCACCACCTCGGCACCCGCGGCCCGGACCTGGTCGAGCAACCACCCCAAGTAGGTCGGCATCTCGACGACCGGCAGCTCGCAGAACGTCGCCCGGCCGATGGCGGGGTCGGGCGGCAGCTCGTCGGGCGTGGCCTCGCGGTGGCCCGGGACCTCGTCGGCCCAGGCGAGGTCCGGCTGCGGGTCGCGGTGGCACATCACGCCGCCGCGCAGCACGACGCCGGTCGCCGGATCGTCGGCGAGCCGGACCAGCTCGCGCAGCGTCGCGCCGCTCCAGGCCAGGACGCGCTCGGCGGGCGCCGCCTCGTACGGGAACCAGATCGCCGCGGCGACCGCCGACGTCGTGGCGTCCGGCGCGCGGTCGCTGATCACACGCACCCGCGCGCCCGCGCGCGCGAGGGCCAGCGCGCACGTCAGCCCGATCACGCCGGCCCCTACGACTTCAACATCAACATCCGTGCCCGCCATGGGGCGGACCTTACGTCAGCGGATCGCCCGCTCGGTCTCCGGGTCGAAGAAGTGCAGCCGCTCGACGTCGATCACGACCCGGACCCTCTCGCCCGCCCGCACCGGCGCGCCCGGCGGCAGCCGCAGCGTCATCCGCGACAGCGTCTCCGGCACGGCGTCCTCGGCCAGCTCCTCCTGGTCGGCGGTCAGGACGACCGGCGCGTCGACGTCGGCGTGGACCAGCAGGTCCGAGCCGAGCGCCTCGGTCAGCGCGACGTCCAGCTCCAGCGTCCGCCCGGCCACCGGGCCGTTCGGCGACTGCGCCACCGACTCCGGCCGGATCCCGACGACCACGTCCCTGCCTTCGAACAGCCGCAGCGCGGGGCGCGCGGCCCAGACCGCGTCGGTCAGCGCCAGCCGCTGGTGGCCGATGACGACGTCGCCGCCGTCGATCCGCGCGCGCAGCAGGTTCATCGCGGGCGAGCCCATGAAGCCGGCGACGAACAGGTCGGCCGGCTCGTCGTAGAGCACCGCGGGCGGGCCGCACTGGGCCAGGCGCCCGTCGCGCATGACCGCGACGCGATCGCCCATCGTCATCGCCTCGGTCTGGTCGTGCGTGACGTAGACGGTCGTCGTGCCCAGCTCCTGGTGCAGCCGCGCGAGGTAGGCGCGCATCTCGACGCGCAGCTTGGCGTCGAGGTTGCTCAGCGGCTCGTCCATCAGGAACGCCGCCGGGTCGCGCACGATCGCGCGGCCGACCGCCACGCGCTGGCGCTGGCCGCCCGAGAGCGCCTTCGGCCGGCGCTCGAGCAGCCCGGTGATCCCGAGCTTTTCGGCCGCGACGTCGACCCGCCTGGCGATCTCGGCCTTCGCGACGCCCTGCATCTTCAGCGCGAAGCCCATGTTCTCGGCCACCGTCATGTGCGGGTACAACGCGTAGGACTGGAAGACCATCGCCAGGTCGCGGTCCTTGGGCTCGACGTCGTCGACGACACGGTCGCCGATCCGGATCGAGCCGCCCGTGTTCTCCTCCAGCCCGGCGAGCATCCGCAGGGCGGTGGACTTGCCCGACCCGGACGGGCCGACCAACACCATGAACTCGCCGTCGCGGATCGTGAGGTCGAGGTTGGCGACGGCGGTGGTGCCGTCCGGGAACGTCTTGGTGACGCCCGCGAAGTCGATGCTCGCCATCGGGTTCTCCTTAGTCCTTGCGTGCGCGGTCGATGTAGTCGCGGTAGAACAGCGCGCTCGCCTTCGGCGTGCGCGCCTGGCTGTCGAAGTCGACGTGGACGATCCCGAAGCGCTGGTCGTAGCCCTCTTCCCACTCGAAGTTGTCCAACAACGACCAGACGTGGTAGCGGCGGACGTCGGAGCCGTCGGCGATCGCCTGGCCGACCGCTTCGAGGTGGCCCGCGAGGTAGGCGAGGCGCTGCGGGTCGTCGAGGTGGCCGTCGACCACCGCGCCGTCGTCGAACGCCGAGCCGTTCTCGGTGATCATGATCGGCAGGTCCTGGTACTCGGTCCGGACGCGCGCGAGGACCTCGCGCAGGCCGGCGGGCTTGATCTCCCAGCCCATGCCGGTGACCGGGCCGACCGACGTCGCGTCGCGGACGCGCAGCGGCGCCTCGTCGCTGGGCTCGACGCGCATCGGGTTGTAGTAGTTGACCCCGAGGAAGTCGTTGGGCGCCGAGATGATGTCCATGTCGCCGTCCTGCGGCGCGTCGAACGCGGTGCCGGTCTCGCGCTCGTACTGCTGCACCATGTCCTCCGGGTACGCGCCCCGGAACACCGGGTCCAGGAACCAGCGGTTGACGTAGCCGTCGCGGATCCGCGCGGCTTCATGGTGTTCTTCGTCGTCGCGCGCCGGGACCACCGGGAACAGGTTCAGCGCGATGCCGACCTCCGCGCTGTCGGGCAGCGCGGCGCGCAGCGCCTGGGCCGCCAGCCCGTGGCTGAGCAGCAGGTGGTGGCTGACGCGCAGCGCGGTCGGCCAGTCGCGGATCCCGGGCGCCTTGGTCCCGTAGGCGTGGCCCAGGAACGCCGTGCACCACGGCTCGTTCTGCGTGATCCAGGACTCGACGACGCCGCCCAGCTCGGCCCCGACGATCCGTGCGTACTCGGCGAAGCGCAGCGCGGTGTCGCGCTGCGCCCAGCCGCCGGCGTTCTGCAGCGCCTGCGGGAGGTCCCAGTGGTAGAGGGTCGCGACCGGCTCGATGCCGCGCTCGCGCAGGCCCTCGGCCAAGCGCTTGTAGAAGTCCAGCCCGCGCTGGTTGACGGTCCCGTTGCCGGTCGGGAGGATCCGCGGCCACGCGATCGAGAAGCGGTAGGACTCGATCTGCAGCGAGGCCATCAGGTCGAGGTCCTGACGCCAGCGCCTGTAGTGGTCGCAGGCGACGTCGCCGGTGTCGCCGTTGAGCACCATCCCCGGCGTGTGCGCGAACCGGTCCCAGATCGACTCGCCGCGGCCGTCGGCCAGCGTCGAGCCCTCGATCTGGTAGGCCGCGGTCGCCGCGCCGAAGCGGAAGCCCGGCGGCGGCGTGAACGGCTGCGGCTCCGCGGCGGCGCGCGCCGCGGGGGTCGCGTCGGTGGCGCTCATCCCTTCACCGCCCCGGCCGTCAGGCCCTGGACGAGCCACCGCTGGGTGGCGAAGAAGGCGAGCATGACGGGGATCGTGGACACGACGCCGGCAGCCATGAGCTGTGCGTACTCCTCGCTGTAGTTCCCAATGAAGTTGTGGATCCCGACGGGGATCGTCTCGGCCCGGTTCGCCGTGAGCGCGGTGACGAACAGCAGCTCGTCCCACGCCAGCAGGAAGGCGTACACGAACGTCGCGGCCAGGCCGGGCGCGGCGCTCGGGAGCACGATCCGCCAGAACGCGCCGAAGCGCGTGCAGCCGTCGACCATCGCGGCCTCCTCCAGCTCCGGCGGGATCGCCAGGAAGAAGTAGCGCATGAACCAGATCGCGACGGGCGTGAAGAACGCCGTGTAGATGAGGATCATGCCCAGCTGCGTGTCGAACAGGTGGATCGGCGTGTTCTGCTTGAGCCAGATGAACCCGAGGAAGACGGGCAGCAGGAACATCGAGCCGGGGACGAGCTGCGTCCCGACGACGCCCGCGCTGAACGACTTCTGCCCGCGGAACGGCAGCCGCGCGAGCGCGTAGCCGGCCGACGCGGCGAAGGCCGTCGCCAGCACCGACGAGATGCCGCAGATGACGATCGAGTTCGTGAGGTACTTGCTGAAGTCGACCGTCGACCACATCTCGCTGAAGGCCTTGACGGTCGGGTGCAGCAGGTCGTACCTGCCGCTGGCCAGCTGCCCGCGGGTCTGGAGGCTGCTCGCGACCAGCCAGAAGATCGGCGCGAGCATGATGATCAAGATCCCGTAGGTGAGGGCGTTGAGCCCCCAGTTGGTCATGCGCCTGCTGCCGACCATCACGCCATCTCCAAGTCGCGGCGGAACGCCCGGAACCAGAACGCCACCCAGATCAACATCACGAACATCAACAAGGTGCTCGCCGCCGCGCCGAACCCGATCAGGTTGTTGGAGAACGACTGCCGGACGATCAAGGTCATGATCAAGTCGGCGTCGCTGCCCGGGTTGCTGCCGAGCATCACGTAGGGGATCGTGAACTGGTAGGCGGAGTAGATGACGCCGAACAGCAGCTGCACGGCGATCAGCGGTCGCAGCAGCGGGAACGTGATGTAGCGGAACCGGCGCCACGGGCCCGCGCCGTCGATTGCCGCAGCCTCGTGCAGCTCGCGCGGCATCGTCTCCAGCCCGGCGAGGAAGATCAGCATCGCCAGTGGGATCCCGCGCCAGATCGACGGCACGATGATCGCGAACAGCGAGTTGTGACCCAACAACCACGTCGGGCGGTCGTGGAACAGGTGGAGGTAGTCCACCAGGACCTTGTTGATGATCCCGGAGTCCGACTGCCACATGAAGCCCCACAACGTCGCGACGACGAAGCTCGGGACCACGTACGGCGCGAGCATCAGCGTCCGCACCAGCCGGCGACCCGGGAACGACCGCGCGAGGAGGAGCGCGATGCCCAGGCCGCCGGCCAGCGTCCCTGTCACGGTGGCTGCGGTGTAGATGAGGGTGTTGCGCGCCGCGTCGACGAACCCGGAGTGCAGCGGGTTGGCGTCGTCGAACAGGATCGCGTTGTAGTTGTGGAACCCGTTCCAGGGCGCACCGAAGAGCCTGGAGAAGGTGAAGGTGTTGATGTTCTTGAAGCTGAGCGCGAGGCCGCCGAGCGTCGGGATCAGGTGCACGAGCACCATGAAGACCAGCGCGGGGGCGATCAGCCAGTAGGCGAGGTTGCGGCCCCTGCGGCGGCTGCGGCGAGCGCTCGGGGGCGGCGGCGTGGCGGGCGCGTCGCCGGGCTCGCCGTGCACGATGGGTGGCGTCTGTGTGGTCATGCGTCGTCGGTGGAGGCGAAGGGCGCGAGGCATCGTGGCCGGAAGCCTCGCGCCCTTCTGGGGTGGATGGCTAGCCCGCGCTCTGCGCGAGCAGGCCGTCGGCCTCCTTGGCGGCCTTGTCGAGGCCGGACTGGATGTCCGCGTCGCTCAGCCCGCCCTTGCCGGCCGACTGGTCCAGGATCTGCCCGAACGCGTTCTTGTAGGCGTTCTCGACCTGGGCCCAC is a window of Conexibacter woesei Iso977N DNA encoding:
- a CDS encoding HAMP domain-containing protein, giving the protein MAGTLAADEGRSRKKGDDEQGELDPAALRKLLDALSAAADGDFSKRLPARRRGLVGELEGAFNRLAEHSQGQTAEFKRVARQIGREGKMTERARLEPDIRGDYRDRIDTVNGLIDDLVRPTTEVARVIVAVAEGDLSQSMAMEIDGQPVKGEFARIGTTVNAMVDQLSSFADEVTRVAREVGTDGKLGGQAEVPGVSGTWADLTESVNSMADNLTGQVRNIAQVTTAVAQGDLSQKITVDARGEILELKDTINTMVDQLGSFADEVTRVAREVGTDGKLGGQAEVRGVSGTWRDLTENVNFMARNLTDQVRGIAQVAGAVAKGDLTQKITVDAKGEVAALADTINAMTDTLSVFAEQVTRVAREVGTEGKLGGQAEVPGVSGTWKDLTESVNSMAENLTGQVRNIALVTTAVAQGDLSQKIEVDARGEILLLKDTINTMVDQLRSFADEVTRVAREVGTEGRLGGQAVVPGVAGTWKDLTDSVNVMARNLTDQVRDIARVTTAVAKGDLTQEVTVDVKGEVLELKRTVNTMVDQLSSFADEVTRVAREVGTEGKLGGQAEVKGVSGTWRDLTENVNFMADNLTHQVRNIAQVTTAVAQGDLSKKITVDARGEILELKDTINTMVDQLRSFASEVTRVAREVGTDGRLGGRAEVEDVSGTWRSLTESVNSMAANLTEQVRGIAQVTTAVGNGDLSKKITVEAKGEVAALAETVNAMVDQLRSFAAEVTRVAREVGTEGKLGGQAQVEGVSGTWRSLTESVNSMADNLTGQVRNIAQVTTAVANGDLSQKITVDARGEILELKDTINTMVDQLGSFADEVTRVAREVGTDGSLGGQAEVEGVRGRWRDLTENVNQLASTLTTQLRAIAEVSTAVTQGDLTRSITVDARGEVAELKDNINQMIANLRETTQINVEQDWLKTNLARMGGMLQGQGDLTQVTRLILSELTPLVTSQHGAFFLVEGDEQRSEMRLVAAYGYTPDAAAPERFSLGQGLVGQAAVEGKPIIIEDVPEDYIKVSSGLGEAPPRNIIVLPVIFEDQVLGVIELASLQQISEINRAFLEQITETIGVVLSTIRANMRTEQLLAQSQSLARELQAKNAEIESARAGLEEKATQLALSSKYKSEFLANMSHELRTPLNSLLILSRLLADNGDGNLKPQQVEFATTIHSAGNDLLALINDILDLSKVEAGKMELDLGPVALADVCEDVERSFRPMAKEKGLTFNIKLDDQLPGSIVTDEQRLQQVLRNLLSNAFKFTHTGEVSLSIARDADEQISFRVDDTGVGIPQDKLASIFESFQQADGTTSRKYGGTGLGLSISREISRLLGGEIRVASEVGSGSTFALVLPLAHRTGEGLEVSGLSLEPPLAAPAEAPTETAAMLPYDGVEDDRGTIAPGDRVLLVIAHDAGHAQGALAVAREHGLKGLVARRTPLGLALAREYRPDAVLVFAGDGRGERLLAQLKSHPETRHRPVVVAGPAGGRLSALRAGAAAYVDEAGAEGEGGGHAALAALHALERMSARSVKRLAVVQEGDGLDADTLELLGAGDDVDVLLLAPEGAVGQLRSDGADCAVLVIQPGSKWPLDVLIALECDRAMRELPLVLHVPAPLAAEERVALEAAASHLVVATAASPDRLIDETALFLHRLETQLPQPTRKLLAKLRTADQVFHGKRVLIVDDDIRNVFALASALETRGMRVAFAENGREGIERLREQPDTDLVLLDVMMPEMDGYETARAIRAMPRFDALPIIQLTAKAMKGDRDKSISAGASDYVTKPVDVEQLLSLMRVWLHR
- a CDS encoding FAD-dependent oxidoreductase, with amino-acid sequence MAGTDVDVEVVGAGVIGLTCALALARAGARVRVISDRAPDATTSAVAAAIWFPYEAAPAERVLAWSGATLRELVRLADDPATGVVLRGGVMCHRDPQPDLAWADEVPGHREATPDELPPDPAIGRATFCELPVVEMPTYLGWLLDQVRAAGAEVVLDRRVASLDELDAPRVVVATGLGARELPGDPEPYAIRGQIVRVANPGIDRWILDDDNPGGDTYIIPRGRDVVLGGTADRHAEDTTPDPATERSILARAIALEPRLRDAPILSRGVGLRPGRAAVRLEREIDHTNDRTIVHCYGHGGAGVTLSWGCAAEVAMLLT
- a CDS encoding SpoIIE family protein phosphatase; translated protein: MVEVDPPKILLVDDRRENRIALQAVLEPLRVDVVEADSGEQALREVLVEDFAVILLDVQMPGIDGLETAELIKGRERSRDVPIIFLTAAESDVSEVFAGYEAGAVDFLLKPFDPLVLRSKVKVFADLDRHRRQLARSDELVRNAFAASPSGMALCDLEGLALEVNPALEALTGRPTSVLARAPIGEVLLERDRPELGERLAAAGTHGDGGEPWTAHVVGVDGQPVPVGVSVTAVRDVHGVPQQLLIQVTDERDRRIAATLQRALLPERLPNIVGVTMAAHIAPGAGGTRVGGDWYDAIALPGGRLGLVVGDVAGHGVDAAARMGELRSVARAYALEGHGTVGLVERMNGYHAALGADLMTTMLFAILEIDSGTLRFVNAGHPPPLVVEEDGTTRIFEGAGPPLGVMDTWRYEERVATLSPGMTALLYTDGLVERRGERLDAGLARLRDACAGGGDPAALVAAALRATDAAAADDDVTLVAVRAEPALGPLARLKLSPDEDALVSLRRLTARWLREAGAEGDEVHDLVMAANEAWQNALEHGTNFARTTIDVELEVNPHGEVAITIRDAGSRDRAPSDPDRGRGIELMRALADEVTLELAPHGSTVRLRRALRDPAPYERRASEPDRVADGEARV